One window of the Triticum dicoccoides isolate Atlit2015 ecotype Zavitan chromosome 3B, WEW_v2.0, whole genome shotgun sequence genome contains the following:
- the LOC119279464 gene encoding cis-zeatin O-glucosyltransferase 2-like produces MSQEGVVIVAVPLPVQGHLNPMLNLSLLLSSRGLDVHYAAPAPHILQARSRVQGWDAATLTSLHFCVLDIPRAYGTAPPDPDHWHAFPCHLQSALDVFCDHAAAPLRRLLDELAASRRRVVVVHDITVGFPAAEASRLPNGESYALCCLGQSFCTVLRDPRHPLVSALGLPPPPPESIFTQEFMEMMQRQRRLRVSGAGLLLNSFNALEGQFIDTCRKGLARAGGKKVFLIGPLNPLLGKAPNLRHDCLEWLDAQPPASVLYVSFGTISSLSSIQIQELATALHHSEQRFIWVLRDADRADEMGEAGESRHAHLLHAFRDKIQGRGVVITGWAPQLEILAHGATAAFMSHCGWNSILESLSHGKPILGWPMHSDQPWNAQYVCNHLREGIIVRPWEKNRETLPATAIQEVIKRAMGSNSDQGIAMGNTAKALAEDARAAVSKGGSSWQDMQEFIVHVTR; encoded by the coding sequence atgtcgcaagagggggtgGTAATCGTGGCCGTGCCTCTCCCGGTGCAGGGGCACCTCAACCCAATGCTCAACTTGTCTCTGCTCCTCTCGTCACGTGGGCTGGACGTCCACTACGCAGCGCCCGCGCCGCACATCCTCCAGGCGCGTTCGCGCGTGCAGGGCTGGGACGCGGCCACTCTCACCTCGCTCCACTTCTGTGTCCTCGACATCCCGCGGGCCTACGGGACGGCACCGCCCGACCCCGACCACTGGCACGCGTTCCCATGCCACCTGCAGTCGGCCCTCGACGTGTTCTGTGACCACGCCGcggccccgctaaggcgcctcctggACGAGCTCGCTGCCTCGCGCCGTCGGGTCGTGGTCGTGCACGACATTACGGTGGGCTTCCCGGCAGCGGAGGCGTCGCGTCTCCCCAACGGCGAGTCGTACGCCCTTTGTTGCCTGGGGCAATCGTTCTGCACCGTGCTGAGGGACCCAAGGCACCCCCTGGTGAGCGCCCTCGGTCTGCCTCCGCCGCCCCCTGAGTCCATCTTCACCCAGGAGTTCATGGAGATGATGCAGCGGCAGCGCCGGCTCCGCGTATCCGGCGCTGGACTGCTTCTCAACTCGTTCAACGCCCTCGAGGGCCAGTTCATCGATACCTGCCGCAAGGGCCTGGCTCGTGCTGGCGGCAAGAAGGTCTTCTTAATCGGACCACTAAACCCGCTGCTAGGCAAAGCCCCAAACCTACGCCACGATTGCCTAGAGTGGCTCGACGCGCAACCGCCGGCGTCGGTGTTGTACGTGTCCTTTGGCACAATTTCTTCGCTGTCAAGCATCCAAATCCAGGAGCTGGCGACCGCGCTGCACCACAGCGAGCAGCGGTTCATCTGGGTGCTGCGCGACGCCGACCGCGCGGACGAAATGGGAGAGGCTGGCGAGAGCCGGCATGCCCATCTCCTGCACGCATTCAGGGATAAGATCCAAGGGAGAGGGGTGGTGATCACAGGGTGGGCACCGCAGTTGGAGATCCTGGCGCACGGCGCAACAGCTGCTTTCATGAGCCACTGCGGCTGGAACTCGATACTGGAAAGCCTAAGTCACGGGAAACCAATCCTCGGATGGCCGATGCACTCTGATCAGCCGTGGAACGCGCAGTACGTGTGCAACCATCTCCGGGAGGGCATCATCGTTCGGCCGTGGGAGAAGAACCGGGAGACGCTGCCCGCCACGGCCATCCAAGAGGTCATCAAGAGGGCAATGGGGTCCAACTCCGACCAAGGAATCGCTATGGGCAACACGGCCAAGGCGCTTGCCGAAGACGCACGTGCAGCCGTTTCCAAGGGCGGCTCGTCGTGGCAGGATATGCAGGAGTTCATTGTTCACGTCACAAGGTGA